Part of the Sinomonas atrocyanea genome is shown below.
CTTCGGAAATTCCCATTCCAAAGATGGGCTTTGGAGGGAAAATGGAATGAGCGCAATGGCCTCGAGCAGCCGGGACCCCCTCGCGCAACGAACAGAGAACCGCGGGCAGCGCCGCCCCGGACCAAGGAAGACCGCCATGCTTCCCCGCAGCAGACAGCCCAGCACCGCCCTCCACGTCAGCAACGCCTCCCGTTGGCCCGAGCACGAGCACGACTTCCCAGCGCGCCCGGCCGGCTTCACTCCTGCACCGCACGACCAGCGGACGCGCCTGCTGCGCGAACTGAGACAGGCCGGGCTCGGCGACACCGAGGCCCAGGCCGAGGCGGACAGGCTCCTGGCGGGAGACATCTGGAGCGGCTGACCACGAAGCCGGCCCTGCTTGGGCCTTTCTGGCGCGGGTAAGGGTGGGACGCCAGCCCATCGCGCCAGGAGGACCCATGACTGACTCTCCCCACCTGCGGCAGGTCGACGACGACGTGCTCGCCAAATACCTGCACAGCCATCTCATCGCCGGCACGTCGGGCACACGGCTCTTCGAGGATGCCGCGAAGGCGTGGGAGGGCACTTTCTACGCGTCTGCCCTGGACAGGCTCGCGAAAGAGGTCAGCGAGGACGCGGAGGAGCTCGGCCGGATGGTGCAGGCCCTCGGGCTGGAGCCTCCGGCCCACCGGAAGGCGGCGGGCTGGGCGGCGGAGCAGGCCGCGAAGATCGACCCGCTCAATCCCACCCATGCGGCCTCGGGACGGGCCGGGCAGCTCCAGCTCGAGTCGCTCCTCACCGCCGCGACCGGAAAGTGCCTCCTGTGGAAGGCGCTCCTCCTCCTCATCGACGAGGGGCTGCCTGTCGACGCGACCAGGCTCCAGCAGCTGCAGGACCGCGCGCTGCACCAGATCAGCACCCTCTCCGAGATCCTGCGCTCGGTGACGGCGGCCAACTTCCGGGCCAAGGGGTTGACCCAGCACTAGGCCGTCCCACTGCAGCGATAGGTCACACCCCCACCGTACGGGTGTCGCTCGACGCGGGCGTCTGCTCCTTCTGCCACGGCCAGCGGCCCGTGATCTCCAGTTCCAGGGAGAAGCTGAGGAAGGTCCGGATCACCACGATCACGGCCAGGACGGCGACGCTCAGCAGAGTGGGAGTGACCGCGACCGTGCGGATGATATCCGCCGCGACCAGGAGCTCGAGGCCCAGGAGGATCGAGCGACCCAGCAGCTGCCGATAGGAGCGGTAGAAGGTAAGGCGGTCATCCCGTTGCCGGCGAATGGCCAAGGGAATGGACACGAGGGCTCCGATGACCACCGTCGCCA
Proteins encoded:
- a CDS encoding DUF1622 domain-containing protein, which encodes MDVKAAIEIAGQWVDVAGVATVVIGALVSIPLAIRRQRDDRLTFYRSYRQLLGRSILLGLELLVAADIIRTVAVTPTLLSVAVLAVIVVIRTFLSFSLELEITGRWPWQKEQTPASSDTRTVGV